In one window of Clupea harengus chromosome 4, Ch_v2.0.2, whole genome shotgun sequence DNA:
- the srpk1a gene encoding SRSF protein kinase 1a isoform X1 — protein MRQSFARTNHHRAIMERKVLALQARKKRSKKKSTKKPQQNTRGVAQLQQAEAANQEQEEEILGSDDEEQEDPNDYCKGGYHHVKIGDLYNGKYHVIRKLGWGHFSTVWLAWDIQGKRFVAMKVVKSAEHYTETALDEIKLLRSVRETDPVDPNRDKVVQLLDDFKISGVNGTHVCMVFEVLGHHLLKWIIKSNYQGLPLPCVKSIIRQVLQGLDYLHSKCNIIHTDIKPENILMSVNEPYVRRLAAEATEWQKAGAPPPSGSSVSTAPPPKPVAKMSKNKKKKLKKKQKRQAELLEKCILDLEEMERCPDAAEEDEDDEDDDPQSPKSPVCRPLRQVSLQETACEEQGDDGTKRLCPVETNCNGLTASGSPNGPEPAEPPLVVEEEAEPLVEQAALRPEWELEQDQHNTDANTDTNASTDTNTDTNASTDPDTNPDLNQIAPLDLNLDQPLALPDFQCYNGMESPEPQANGEGSQAGSSPVSPLEEGELRVPRPPGKQEGAGDADDNLRNTKRVAGDLLVNPLEPLNSDKIKVKIADLGNACWVHKHFTEDIQTRQYRSLEVLIGSGYNTPADIWSTACMAFELATGDYLFEPHSGEDYSRDEDHLALIIELLGKVPRHVALSGKFSQEFFSRRGTPLTCLCLALAREGECPPGGALTAHTATFKNPFLSGHHSGGALTEQSISLLLILLTVEMGL, from the exons ATGCGCCAGTCGTTCGCTCGCACGAACCACCACAGGGCCATCATGGAGAGAAAAG TTTTGGCGCTCCAGGCAAGGAAGAAACGATCTAAGAAGAAGTCCACCAAGAA GCCGCAGCAGAACACCAGAGGGGTggcccagctgcagcaggctGAAGCCGCCAATcaggaacaggaagaagaaaTCCTCGGTTCTGATGATGAAGAACAGGAGGACCCTAATGACTACTGCAAAG GTGGATATCACCACGTGAAGATTGGAGACCTTTACAACGGAAAGTACCATGTGATCCGCAAGCTGGGCTGGGGCCATTTTTCCACAGTGTGGCTGGCGTGGGACATCCA GGGGAAGCGGTTTGTGGCCATGAAGGTGGTGAAGAGCGCTGAGCACTACACAGAGACGGCCCTGGACGAGATCAAGCTCCTCAGATCG gTGAGGGAAACAGACCCTGTGGACCCCAACAGAGATAAAGTAGTTCAGCTGCTGGACGACTTCAAGATCTCGGGGGTCAACGGAACCC ACGTCTGCATGGTGTTCGAAGTCCTAGGCCACCATCTGCTCAAGTGGATCATCAAGTCCAACTACCAGGGCCTGCCACTGCCCTGTGTGAAGAGCATAATTCGACAG GTTCTGCAGGGGCTAGATTACCTGCACTCCAAGTGTAACATcatccacacagacatcaaGCCAGAGAACATCCTGATGAGCGTAAACGAGCCCTACGTCCGACGACTGGCTGCTGAGGCCACCGAGTGGCAAAAGGCAGGAGCCCCACCCCCCTCAGGCTCCTCAG TGAGCACAGCACCACCACCCAAACCG gtTGCAAAGATGtccaagaacaagaagaagaagctgaagaagaagcagaagaggcaggcggagctgctggagaagtgCATCTTGGACCTGGAAGAGATGGAGCGTTGCCCCGACGCCGctgaggaggacgaggacgacGAGGACGATGACCCACAATCCCCCAAAAGCCCTGTCTGCCGCCCACTCCGACAGGTCTCCCTGCAGGAGACAGCCTGTGAGGAGCAAGGAG ATGACGGTACCAAGCGTCTGTGCCCGGTGGAGACCAACTGTAACGGCTTAACGGCCAGCGGCTCCCCCAATGGGCCAGAACCGGCGGAACCGCcgctggtggtggaggaggaggcggaacCGCTGGTGGAGCAGGCAGCACTGCGGCCAGAGTGGGAACTCGAGCAGGACCAGCACAACACTGACGCCAACACCGACACCAACGCCAGCACCGACACCAACACCGACACCAACGCCAGCACCGACCCGGACACAAACCCCGACCTGAACCAGATCGCTCCTCTGGACCTGAACCTGGACCAGCCGCTGGCCCTCCCGGACTTCCAGTGCTACAACGGCATGGAGTCCCCCGAACCGCAGGCCAACGGGGAGGGCAGCCAGGCTGGCTCCTCCCCCGTCAGCCCATTGGAGGAGGGAGAGCTCAGGGTTCCCCGCCCACCCGGGAAGCAGGAAGGGGCTGGCGACGCCGACGACAACCTCAGGAACA CTAAGAGAGTGGCAGGAGACTTGCTGGTGAATCCTCTGGAGCCGCTCAACTCTGACAAGATCAAGGTCAAGATCGCCGACTTGGGCAACGCCTGCTGGGTG cacaaGCACTTTACAGAGGACATCCAGACACGGCAGTATCGTTCGCTAGAGGTGCTGATTGGCTCCGGGTACAACACGCCCGCAGACATATGGAGCACTGCCTGCATG gctTTTGAACTGGCCACAGGGGACTATCTGTTTGAACCTCATTCAGGGGAAGATTACTCTCGAGACGAAG ACCACCTTGCTCTGATTATTGAGCTGTTGGGGAAAGTCCCCCGCCATGTTGCGCTGAGTGGGAAATTTTCACAGGAATTCTTCAGCCGCAGAGGTACGCCGCTCACGTGTCTGTGCCTTGCCCTGGCGCGAGAGGGGGAGTGCCCACCAGGGGGCGctctgacagcacacacagccacattcaAAAACCCCTTCCTGAGTGGACATCACAGTGGGGGAGctctcacagaacaaagcaTCAGCCTACTCCTAATCCTGCTTACTGTGGAGATGGGTCTATGA
- the srpk1a gene encoding SRSF protein kinase 1a isoform X2 yields MRQSFARTNHHRAIMERKVLALQARKKRSKKKSTKKPQQNTRGVAQLQQAEAANQEQEEEILGSDDEEQEDPNDYCKGGYHHVKIGDLYNGKYHVIRKLGWGHFSTVWLAWDIQGKRFVAMKVVKSAEHYTETALDEIKLLRSVRETDPVDPNRDKVVQLLDDFKISGVNGTHVCMVFEVLGHHLLKWIIKSNYQGLPLPCVKSIIRQVLQGLDYLHSKCNIIHTDIKPENILMSVNEPYVRRLAAEATEWQKAGAPPPSGSSVSTAPPPKPVAKMSKNKKKKLKKKQKRQAELLEKCILDLEEMERCPDAAEEDEDDEDDDPQSPKSPVCRPLRQVSLQETACEEQGDDGTKRLCPVETNCNGLTASGSPNGPEPAEPPLVVEEEAEPLVEQAALRPEWELEQDQHNTDANTDTNASTDTNTDTNASTDPDTNPDLNQIAPLDLNLDQPLALPDFQCYNGMESPEPQANGEGSQAGSSPVSPLEEGELRVPRPPGKQEGAGDADDNLRNTKRVAGDLLVNPLEPLNSDKIKVKIADLGNACWVHKHFTEDIQTRQYRSLEVLIGSGYNTPADIWSTACMAFELATGDYLFEPHSGEDYSRDEDHIALIIELLGPVPRKQILAGKYSKDFFTKKGDLKHITKLKPWGLLEVLVDKYEWQREEAECFTDFLLPMLDLIPEKRATAADCLRHAWIAP; encoded by the exons ATGCGCCAGTCGTTCGCTCGCACGAACCACCACAGGGCCATCATGGAGAGAAAAG TTTTGGCGCTCCAGGCAAGGAAGAAACGATCTAAGAAGAAGTCCACCAAGAA GCCGCAGCAGAACACCAGAGGGGTggcccagctgcagcaggctGAAGCCGCCAATcaggaacaggaagaagaaaTCCTCGGTTCTGATGATGAAGAACAGGAGGACCCTAATGACTACTGCAAAG GTGGATATCACCACGTGAAGATTGGAGACCTTTACAACGGAAAGTACCATGTGATCCGCAAGCTGGGCTGGGGCCATTTTTCCACAGTGTGGCTGGCGTGGGACATCCA GGGGAAGCGGTTTGTGGCCATGAAGGTGGTGAAGAGCGCTGAGCACTACACAGAGACGGCCCTGGACGAGATCAAGCTCCTCAGATCG gTGAGGGAAACAGACCCTGTGGACCCCAACAGAGATAAAGTAGTTCAGCTGCTGGACGACTTCAAGATCTCGGGGGTCAACGGAACCC ACGTCTGCATGGTGTTCGAAGTCCTAGGCCACCATCTGCTCAAGTGGATCATCAAGTCCAACTACCAGGGCCTGCCACTGCCCTGTGTGAAGAGCATAATTCGACAG GTTCTGCAGGGGCTAGATTACCTGCACTCCAAGTGTAACATcatccacacagacatcaaGCCAGAGAACATCCTGATGAGCGTAAACGAGCCCTACGTCCGACGACTGGCTGCTGAGGCCACCGAGTGGCAAAAGGCAGGAGCCCCACCCCCCTCAGGCTCCTCAG TGAGCACAGCACCACCACCCAAACCG gtTGCAAAGATGtccaagaacaagaagaagaagctgaagaagaagcagaagaggcaggcggagctgctggagaagtgCATCTTGGACCTGGAAGAGATGGAGCGTTGCCCCGACGCCGctgaggaggacgaggacgacGAGGACGATGACCCACAATCCCCCAAAAGCCCTGTCTGCCGCCCACTCCGACAGGTCTCCCTGCAGGAGACAGCCTGTGAGGAGCAAGGAG ATGACGGTACCAAGCGTCTGTGCCCGGTGGAGACCAACTGTAACGGCTTAACGGCCAGCGGCTCCCCCAATGGGCCAGAACCGGCGGAACCGCcgctggtggtggaggaggaggcggaacCGCTGGTGGAGCAGGCAGCACTGCGGCCAGAGTGGGAACTCGAGCAGGACCAGCACAACACTGACGCCAACACCGACACCAACGCCAGCACCGACACCAACACCGACACCAACGCCAGCACCGACCCGGACACAAACCCCGACCTGAACCAGATCGCTCCTCTGGACCTGAACCTGGACCAGCCGCTGGCCCTCCCGGACTTCCAGTGCTACAACGGCATGGAGTCCCCCGAACCGCAGGCCAACGGGGAGGGCAGCCAGGCTGGCTCCTCCCCCGTCAGCCCATTGGAGGAGGGAGAGCTCAGGGTTCCCCGCCCACCCGGGAAGCAGGAAGGGGCTGGCGACGCCGACGACAACCTCAGGAACA CTAAGAGAGTGGCAGGAGACTTGCTGGTGAATCCTCTGGAGCCGCTCAACTCTGACAAGATCAAGGTCAAGATCGCCGACTTGGGCAACGCCTGCTGGGTG cacaaGCACTTTACAGAGGACATCCAGACACGGCAGTATCGTTCGCTAGAGGTGCTGATTGGCTCCGGGTACAACACGCCCGCAGACATATGGAGCACTGCCTGCATG gctTTTGAACTGGCCACAGGGGACTATCTGTTTGAACCTCATTCAGGGGAAGATTACTCTCGAGACGAAG ACCACATTGCGTTGATCATTGAGCTGCTAGGGCCAGTTCCTCGCAAACAGATTTTGGCTGGGAAATATTCCAAGGATTTTTTCACCAAGAAAG gtgACCTGAAGCACATCACCAAGCTGAAGCCGTGGGGTCTGCTGGAGGTGCTGGTGGATAAGTATGAGTGGCAGCGCGAGGAGGCCGAGTGCTTCACTGATTTCCTGCTGCCCATGCTGGATCTCATCCCGGAGAAGAGGGCCACGGCCGCAGACTGCCTGCGCCACGCCTGGATTGCCCCCTAG
- the srpk1a gene encoding SRSF protein kinase 1a isoform X3, protein MMLQFVLALQARKKRSKKKSTKKPQQNTRGVAQLQQAEAANQEQEEEILGSDDEEQEDPNDYCKGGYHHVKIGDLYNGKYHVIRKLGWGHFSTVWLAWDIQGKRFVAMKVVKSAEHYTETALDEIKLLRSVRETDPVDPNRDKVVQLLDDFKISGVNGTHVCMVFEVLGHHLLKWIIKSNYQGLPLPCVKSIIRQVLQGLDYLHSKCNIIHTDIKPENILMSVNEPYVRRLAAEATEWQKAGAPPPSGSSVSTAPPPKPVAKMSKNKKKKLKKKQKRQAELLEKCILDLEEMERCPDAAEEDEDDEDDDPQSPKSPVCRPLRQVSLQETACEEQGDDGTKRLCPVETNCNGLTASGSPNGPEPAEPPLVVEEEAEPLVEQAALRPEWELEQDQHNTDANTDTNASTDTNTDTNASTDPDTNPDLNQIAPLDLNLDQPLALPDFQCYNGMESPEPQANGEGSQAGSSPVSPLEEGELRVPRPPGKQEGAGDADDNLRNTKRVAGDLLVNPLEPLNSDKIKVKIADLGNACWVHKHFTEDIQTRQYRSLEVLIGSGYNTPADIWSTACMAFELATGDYLFEPHSGEDYSRDEDHLALIIELLGKVPRHVALSGKFSQEFFSRRGTPLTCLCLALAREGECPPGGALTAHTATFKNPFLSGHHSGGALTEQSISLLLILLTVEMGL, encoded by the exons ATGATGCTACAGTTCG TTTTGGCGCTCCAGGCAAGGAAGAAACGATCTAAGAAGAAGTCCACCAAGAA GCCGCAGCAGAACACCAGAGGGGTggcccagctgcagcaggctGAAGCCGCCAATcaggaacaggaagaagaaaTCCTCGGTTCTGATGATGAAGAACAGGAGGACCCTAATGACTACTGCAAAG GTGGATATCACCACGTGAAGATTGGAGACCTTTACAACGGAAAGTACCATGTGATCCGCAAGCTGGGCTGGGGCCATTTTTCCACAGTGTGGCTGGCGTGGGACATCCA GGGGAAGCGGTTTGTGGCCATGAAGGTGGTGAAGAGCGCTGAGCACTACACAGAGACGGCCCTGGACGAGATCAAGCTCCTCAGATCG gTGAGGGAAACAGACCCTGTGGACCCCAACAGAGATAAAGTAGTTCAGCTGCTGGACGACTTCAAGATCTCGGGGGTCAACGGAACCC ACGTCTGCATGGTGTTCGAAGTCCTAGGCCACCATCTGCTCAAGTGGATCATCAAGTCCAACTACCAGGGCCTGCCACTGCCCTGTGTGAAGAGCATAATTCGACAG GTTCTGCAGGGGCTAGATTACCTGCACTCCAAGTGTAACATcatccacacagacatcaaGCCAGAGAACATCCTGATGAGCGTAAACGAGCCCTACGTCCGACGACTGGCTGCTGAGGCCACCGAGTGGCAAAAGGCAGGAGCCCCACCCCCCTCAGGCTCCTCAG TGAGCACAGCACCACCACCCAAACCG gtTGCAAAGATGtccaagaacaagaagaagaagctgaagaagaagcagaagaggcaggcggagctgctggagaagtgCATCTTGGACCTGGAAGAGATGGAGCGTTGCCCCGACGCCGctgaggaggacgaggacgacGAGGACGATGACCCACAATCCCCCAAAAGCCCTGTCTGCCGCCCACTCCGACAGGTCTCCCTGCAGGAGACAGCCTGTGAGGAGCAAGGAG ATGACGGTACCAAGCGTCTGTGCCCGGTGGAGACCAACTGTAACGGCTTAACGGCCAGCGGCTCCCCCAATGGGCCAGAACCGGCGGAACCGCcgctggtggtggaggaggaggcggaacCGCTGGTGGAGCAGGCAGCACTGCGGCCAGAGTGGGAACTCGAGCAGGACCAGCACAACACTGACGCCAACACCGACACCAACGCCAGCACCGACACCAACACCGACACCAACGCCAGCACCGACCCGGACACAAACCCCGACCTGAACCAGATCGCTCCTCTGGACCTGAACCTGGACCAGCCGCTGGCCCTCCCGGACTTCCAGTGCTACAACGGCATGGAGTCCCCCGAACCGCAGGCCAACGGGGAGGGCAGCCAGGCTGGCTCCTCCCCCGTCAGCCCATTGGAGGAGGGAGAGCTCAGGGTTCCCCGCCCACCCGGGAAGCAGGAAGGGGCTGGCGACGCCGACGACAACCTCAGGAACA CTAAGAGAGTGGCAGGAGACTTGCTGGTGAATCCTCTGGAGCCGCTCAACTCTGACAAGATCAAGGTCAAGATCGCCGACTTGGGCAACGCCTGCTGGGTG cacaaGCACTTTACAGAGGACATCCAGACACGGCAGTATCGTTCGCTAGAGGTGCTGATTGGCTCCGGGTACAACACGCCCGCAGACATATGGAGCACTGCCTGCATG gctTTTGAACTGGCCACAGGGGACTATCTGTTTGAACCTCATTCAGGGGAAGATTACTCTCGAGACGAAG ACCACCTTGCTCTGATTATTGAGCTGTTGGGGAAAGTCCCCCGCCATGTTGCGCTGAGTGGGAAATTTTCACAGGAATTCTTCAGCCGCAGAGGTACGCCGCTCACGTGTCTGTGCCTTGCCCTGGCGCGAGAGGGGGAGTGCCCACCAGGGGGCGctctgacagcacacacagccacattcaAAAACCCCTTCCTGAGTGGACATCACAGTGGGGGAGctctcacagaacaaagcaTCAGCCTACTCCTAATCCTGCTTACTGTGGAGATGGGTCTATGA
- the lhfpl5b gene encoding LHFPL tetraspan subfamily member 5b, whose protein sequence is MDKMLPAQEAAKIYHTNYVRNARAVGVLWAVFTICFSIITVTVFIQPFWIGDSVSTPQAGYFGLFHYCIGNALTSELICKGSVLDFGSIPSGAFKTALFFVGTSMLLIVGSLVGLSLFWFLNTGSVYKICAWMQLAAAALMTMGCLIYPDGWDAPEVKRMCGERTDKYQLGNCTVRWAYILALISIMDALILSFLAFTLGNRQDQLLPEDFEVETPGDAPVPGKAALHK, encoded by the exons ATGGATAAGATGCTGCCTGCCCAAGAGGCTGCTAAAATCTACCACACCAACTACGTGAGAAACGCCAGAGCCGTAGGGGTGTTGTGGGCAGTGTTCACCATCTGCTTCTCGATCATCACTGTCACGGTGTTCATCCAGCCATTTTGGATCGGGGACAGCGTGAGTACCCCGCAGGCAGGGTACTTCGGCCTCTTCCACTACTGCATCGGCAACGCGCTCACCTCGGAGCTCATCTGCAAAGGGAGCGTCTTGGACTTCGGCTCCATCCCGTCCGGCGCCTTTAAGACGGCGCTGTTCTTCGTGGGGACTTCGATGCTGCTGATCGTAGGGAGCCTAGTGGGCCTCAGCTTGTTCTGGTTCCTCAACACCGGCAGTGTTTATAAGATCTGCGCCTGGATGCAACTGgcagcag CTGCACTAATGACGATGGGCTGTTTGATCTACCCTGACGGCTGGGACGCTCCGGAGGTGAAGCGCATGTGCGGAGAGCGGACGGATAAGTACCAGCTGGGGAACTGCACCGTGCGCTGGGCTTACATTCTCGCCCTCATCAGCATCATGGACGCACTCATCCTCTCATTCCTGGCCTTCACGCTGGGCAACCGGCAGGACCAGCTGCTCCCAGAAGACTTCGAGGTGGAGACTCCTGGCGACGCACCGGTTCCAGGTAAGGCCGCTTTGCACAAGTGA